ATGGCGCGGGTCCAAGGCTGTACACAACAGGGTCCGAGCCGTTCCGTGGCGTGATGGCGAGTTTGGGTTGCCGACCGGCCAAAGCACAGGGCCAATGTTCTGAAGCATCAGGGTCGACCCGCCAACTGGAGCCCCGCGCCAGATCACTTTTCACCAACTCCAGCGTGCGCCGTTGCCATTGCTTCAGCTGCATACGCTTGGCCAGCGAGCCTCCCTGGCGGGTTTCGGCGACCAAGAGCTGAAACGCCACGCCGCAAAGCAGGCACCCCAACAGAGCCGCCAGCATCAACTCCACCAGGGTGAAGCCTTGTGCAGCGCGGGGCTTACGCATCGCTGGGTTGGCAGAGGGAACTGCTCAGGGAGCCGCCGGGATCGCCTCGATAAACACCGCTGCGGCTGATGCCCAGGGGCAAGCCGATCACCAGGCATAGAGCCTGAGCCTGGCCGGGATGGGACAACACCACCAGGCCTCCATCGAGCACCAAGCCATTGGTGCTGAAGCGAACGGCGTCAGGAAGGTTGCTGCGCAGCTCCAACGCTCCTGCACCGCTCTCCGCCAAGGGCGTCACTCCGACCCGACACGCAGGCAGATCGCCCGTCAGCGGTGCCATCCAACCAGTCGCGCTGAGCTGCAGGGCACAGGGGTGGTGGTCCCGTTCGGCGGCCATCCGGCCTCGGTCGAGCCCCACCCGCAAGCGGCGCAGGCCACTCTCCAATTCCAAGCGCCGTTGCACGGCACTGGAGCTGGGAATCGCCAAGGTCGCCAAAATCCCCAGCAGCGCCACCACCAGCAGACACTCCACCAAGCTGAAGCCATTGGGCCGAGTGCTCCTCGACCCGTCAGAGCGCATCAGATCACAGGGCATCGTTGGCCTCCCGGGGGCAATGCCCCAGCCCCGCTGG
This genomic interval from Synechococcus sp. UW69 contains the following:
- a CDS encoding prepilin-type N-terminal cleavage/methylation domain-containing protein — protein: MRKPRAAQGFTLVELMLAALLGCLLCGVAFQLLVAETRQGGSLAKRMQLKQWQRRTLELVKSDLARGSSWRVDPDASEHWPCALAGRQPKLAITPRNGSDPVVYSLGPAPSAIWRGDVLMRCGPAFDLHGGIRSGSHYQNRVVLDAVDRFALHQPSGLPVLQMELEQRTRHGGRVRSQGVG
- a CDS encoding Tfp pilus assembly protein FimT/FimU gives rise to the protein MRSDGSRSTRPNGFSLVECLLVVALLGILATLAIPSSSAVQRRLELESGLRRLRVGLDRGRMAAERDHHPCALQLSATGWMAPLTGDLPACRVGVTPLAESGAGALELRSNLPDAVRFSTNGLVLDGGLVVLSHPGQAQALCLVIGLPLGISRSGVYRGDPGGSLSSSLCQPSDA